The window TCCTCCAGGTTTTCACTGACCGTCACAATCCCCTCCACCCCCACCTCAGCTGCTGCCTGAAGCACCGCCTCGAGATCAGCAGCGAAAGCCTCATCACTCATATGGGCATGGGCATCAATCAGCAGCACCGCTGAACCTCGCTCAGAGTTGAGGGTTCAGAGTTCAGGGTCCACAGATCGTGTCCGACGTCCGATGTCGCCAAGAGCAAGGAGGGGGTTCCTTCCGAGGCAGGCGACATCTGGCTTGCGTCGACCAGGGTCCCGCCGCCGGAGTGCAGCGCAGGCGGGGGTGACCCGCATCGACGGTTTACAACGTCTAGGCGTGCGTAACGCGGCCTCTGCGCATCAAGTCCTCCGAGAATATGACGCCGCCGAGGAAGGTCCCTCCGCGCTCTCGGCTGTCGGTCGCCGGATTTCGGCGAGCTCCCTTCCCCTCGATTCCCCTCGGGGTGGTGAGCTTGCCCTTCGAGGGCCTCAGGGCCGTGAGCCTGTCGAATCGGTCGAACCACGGGTCTGAGCGGTTCGGCCGAGCTCACCGTCGAGGCCCTCAGGGTCGAAGACAGTCGAGCCGTCATCGATGATCGGCTAAGACCTTGACGCGGTCCACCAGGGTCCTGATCTCGTCAAAGCCCTTCTGCCAGAAGCTGCGGTCGCGAAAGTCCACCCCGAGAGGTTTCAAAAGCCGTTCGGGAGCGTCCGAGCCTCCCCCCTCGAGCAGCTCTAGATATCTGGGCACGAAGGCCGCTCCCTGTTCCTTGTACATCCGGTACAGGGCGAGGACGAGGAGCTGTCCAAAGACATAGCTGTAACAATAAAAACGGGTGTGGATGAAGTGCGGGATATAGGACCACCCGAGCCGATACTCAGGGACCATCTCGACCGCGTCTCCGTAGTATTGTCCATTTGCCGCGAGCCACGCCTCCCCTAGATCTCCCAGCGTTAACCGGGCCCGCCCCCGCATCGTAAACACGGCCTGCTCGAAGCTTGTCAGGACGTTCTGTCGGAAGACGGTCGCAAACGCGTCCTCGATCTTGCCGCACAGTAAAGCCAGCTGAACCCGCGGATCCCCAGCTTTCGCAAGCATCTGGTCGAACACCAAAAACTCCGCAAAAACCGAGGCGGTCTCACACGTAATCAGCGAGGGATCATAATTCAACGGCGTCTGCTTGTTGGCGAGCACGCCGTGCAGCCCGTGGCCGAGCTCGTGCGCGACCGTCATCACATCGCGGAGTGTGTCCGTGTAGTTGCACAGAATGTACGGATGCACCCTAGGCGAGGGAGAAGCGCAGAAGGCGCCACCACGCTTCCCCTTCCGAATTTCCGCATCGATCCATCGCTGGAGAAAGAAGTCTCGTGCAACTTTACTGAATCGCGGCGAGAAAGCTTCAAAAGCCTCTAAGATCACCCTTCGGGCCTCGTCGAAGGTGCACGCTGGCAATTCCCCCCCAACCGGGGCGTACTGGTCGTACAGGGCAAGCCGATCTAGATCCAGGAGCTTTGCTTTCAAGCGAAAGTACTCCTGCGCGATCTCATAGTTCGCCGCGGTCACCTCCATCATTTGCTCAACCGACTGCGCGTCAATCTCGTTGGACAGGTGGCGTTCAGCCATCGGATCCCGATAATGCCGTAGCCGGTCCATTGTGAGGTGGTCCTGAATCAGGGTGTCGTAGGTCAAGGTGAGGACGAGCTCGTGCCGCCCGAGGACCTCAAAAATGGTCTCCATCGCCCGGGCACGCAGGGTCCGATCGGGCCGGTGGAGTAACGACAGGACCTCGGCCAATGTCAGCTCCTGCACGGTGCCCTCCCGCTCGATGGGGAAACTGAGGGCAGAGATCAATTCGGTAAAGAGACGCCCAAAGGCGCGCCGC of the Candidatus Methylomirabilota bacterium genome contains:
- a CDS encoding M3 family oligoendopeptidase, giving the protein MTISSAAGVVWDLSDLFAAHDDPRIEEVQRSIEERAEAFAQKYRGTIAISGGPAASHLLEALRALEAIDDKISRVTTYASLLYASDSLRPEYQALQQRVEQWITAVRNRLLFFDLEWLNLEEAAAARLIADPLLAGYAHYLAHGQRYRPHKLSEPEEQVVNEKDNTGRRAFGRLFTELISALSFPIEREGTVQELTLAEVLSLLHRPDRTLRARAMETIFEVLGRHELVLTLTYDTLIQDHLTMDRLRHYRDPMAERHLSNEIDAQSVEQMMEVTAANYEIAQEYFRLKAKLLDLDRLALYDQYAPVGGELPACTFDEARRVILEAFEAFSPRFSKVARDFFLQRWIDAEIRKGKRGGAFCASPSPRVHPYILCNYTDTLRDVMTVAHELGHGLHGVLANKQTPLNYDPSLITCETASVFAEFLVFDQMLAKAGDPRVQLALLCGKIEDAFATVFRQNVLTSFEQAVFTMRGRARLTLGDLGEAWLAANGQYYGDAVEMVPEYRLGWSYIPHFIHTRFYCYSYVFGQLLVLALYRMYKEQGAAFVPRYLELLEGGGSDAPERLLKPLGVDFRDRSFWQKGFDEIRTLVDRVKVLADHR